One Solanum pennellii chromosome 9, SPENNV200 DNA segment encodes these proteins:
- the LOC107030486 gene encoding protein BOBBER 2-like encodes MAILSDYQEENQEQSMEIIEKEQENSSTLAPKEEENSSSTPKEEKLKPNKSNGLDMENYSWGQSLQEVTINVPVPPGTKSRFIIVEIKANTLKVGLKNQPLILDGEYFKGVKVDECYWSLEDQKEISILLTKQNKSDWWKSLFKGGEEIDTQKVEPEPSKLSDLDTETRAAVEKMMFDQRQKQMGLPSSEEIKNQDMLKQFMKQNPHMAKNFGSNAKMMMPNSRMMG; translated from the exons atggCAATTCTCTCAGATTATcaagaagaaaatcaagaacAAAGCATGGAGATTATTgagaaagaacaagaaaattcTTCTACTTTAGCCcctaaagaagaagaaaattcatcTTCAACCCCAAAAGAAGAGAAACTTAAGCCAAATAAGTCCAATGGACTTGATATGGAGAATTATTCATGGGGACAATCTCTTCAAGAAGTTACCATCAATGTCCCAGTTCCTCCAg GTACAAAATCAAGATTCATTATTGTGGAAATCAAGGCCAATACTCTAAAAGTTGGACTAAAAAACCAACCACTAATATTAGATGGTGAATATTTCAAGGGAGTTAAAGTTGATGAATGTTATTGGAGTTTAGAAGATCAAAAGGAGATATCAATTCttttaacaaaacaaaacaaatctGATTGGTGGAAAAGTTTGTTTAAAGGTGGAGAAGAAATTGACACACAAAAAGTAGAGCCAGAACCAAGTAAATTGTCTGATTTGGACACAGAAACAAGAGCAGCAGTTGAAAAAATGATGTTTGATCAAAGACAAAAACAAATGGGACTTCCATCAAGTGAGGAGATTAAGAATCAAGACATGCTTAAACAATTTatgaaacaaaatcctcataTGGCTAAGAATTTTGGAAGTAATGCTAAGATGATGATGCCAAATTCTAGGATGATGGGCtag
- the LOC107030487 gene encoding protein BOBBER 1-like, with protein sequence MAILSDYTEGENQSQAKKVVEEEIKENENQESINTSSSSSSSLDEKKEENKKLKPNQFNGLDMENYTWGQTLQDVTINVTVPLGTKSSFLAVDIKNNSIKVGLKNQPPIVEGELLEAVKGDECFWSLEDKKQVTILMTKRNQSDWWKSLFKNGPEIDTQKAEPEPSRLSELDLETRSAVEKMMFDQKQKQKGLPTSDEIQNQDQIKKIMEENPEIAKHFANSPANANGKGGMSNIRMMSSGGGMMR encoded by the exons atggCAATTCTTTCAGACTATACTGAAGGTGAAAATCAATCACAAGCCAAAAAGgttgttgaagaagaaattaaagaaaatgaaaatcaagaatcaattaacacttcttcttcttcttcatcttctttagatgaaaaaaaagaagaaaataaaaaattaaagccAAATCAATTTAATGGTCTTGATATGGAAAATTATACATGGGGACAAACTCTTCAAGATGTTACTATTAATGTCACAGTGCCACTTGGCACAAAATCAAGTTTTTTAGCTGTGGATATCAAGAACAATTCCATCAAAGTTGGACTCAAGAATCAACCACCAATTGTTGAAG GTGAACTATTGGAGGCTGTGAAAGGTGATGAATGTTTTTGGAGTTTAGAAGACAAAAAACAAGTAACAATTCTCATGACTAAAAGGAATCAATCTGATTGGTGGAAAAGTTTGTTCAAAAATGGGCCTGAAATTGACACACAAAAAGCTGAGCCAGAGCCCAGTAGGCTATCAGAATTGGACTTAGAAACAAGATCAGCAGTTGAAAAAATGATGTTTGATcaaaaacaaaagcaaaaagGGTTACCAACAAGTGATGAGATACAAAATCAAGATCAAATCAAGAAGATTATGGAAGAAAATCCTGAGATTGCTAAACATTTTGCTAATTCACCTGCTAATGCTAATGGTAAAGGTGGAATGTCTAATATTAGGATGATGTCAAGTGGCGGCGGAATGATGCGTTAA